From the Montipora capricornis isolate CH-2021 chromosome 2, ASM3666992v2, whole genome shotgun sequence genome, one window contains:
- the LOC138024858 gene encoding uncharacterized protein, with the protein MTKEMWPNHRVDVLSDALLFYAKKKSANLGKLLSDHMKRAVVVIKDSEEELINLLASLTAPVRREEVAAWADQEAEWTGGLNKPVEHPSWTHGYVIYLKRYYEIRAKWEQESEPEKLQQLYAQMNKLERVLVDLEYKNGVTRRWTTSSEEYKIARDAASDRSKKAALINLHAKVIERWFLLSLKAKYADGHALSKRLSKQVTQATKSVRTALDNFNRLDCSPGWLLARSLEFDQVKNLEADVWLRSELISSASSEVPISVKRRAIDLFHLLDRGKEELDLLQEEMKNTVEHFTSQHRTLTTLILDSNISSLSKEAKGKNVFFKMKLLSVEGQLLELHNLFKGCIEISIPSFVFDQESIPVNSDREGDEDIDASDALLCLPESVDDALFSESECESDLGDELHDDRDSAFFSFSGT; encoded by the exons ATGACGAAGGAGATGTGGCCAAACCATAGGGTTGATGTGCTCTCCGATGCACTGTTGTTTTATGCCAAGAAGAAATCTGCTAACCTAG GTAAGCTGTTATCTGATCACATGAAGAGAGCAGTGGTGGTAATTAAAGATTCTGAGGAAGAATTGATTAACCTATTGGCCAGCCTCACAG CCCCAGTTCGAAGGGAAGAGGTTGCAGCATGGGCAGACCAGGAAGCAGAATGGACAGGAGGCTTAAACAAACCTGTTGAACATCCTTCGTGGACACATGGTTATGTAATATACTTGAAAAGGTACTATGAAATCCGAGCCAAGTGGGAGCAAGAATCCGAACCTGAAAAATTGCAGCAACTGTATGCTCAAATGAACAA GTTGGAACGTGTTCTGGTAGATTTAGAGTATAAGAATGGCGTCACTCGTCGGTGGACCACTTCTAGTGAGGAATACAAAATCGCGCGAGATGCTGCGTCCGACCGAAGTAAAAAGGCTGCTTTGATAAACCTACATGCCAAAGTTATTGAGCGGTGGTTCCTATTAAGTTTAAAGGCAAAATATGCAG atggTCATGCTCTTTCCAAACGGCTTTCAAAGCAGGTTACACAAGCCACAAAATCTGTGCGCACTGCTCTCGATAATTTCAACCGCCTGGATTGCAGCCCTGGTTGGTTATTGGCGCGATCCCTTGAGTTCGACCAAGTAAAGAACTTGGAAGCAGACGTGTGGCTAAGAAGTGAATTAATCAGTTCAGCCTCGTCAGAAGTCCCAATATCGGTCAAACGGAGGGCTATTGACTTGTTTCATTTGCTCGATCGAGGAAAAGAAGAATTGGACTTGCTTCAGGAAGAAATGAAGAACACAGTAGAGCACTTTACCAGCCAACATAGAACCCTTACCACCTTGATATTAGATTCTAATATTTCTTCTTTATCTAAAGAGGCGAAAGGCAAAAATGTGTTctttaaaatgaaactgttatcTGTTGAAGGACAACTTTTAGAGCTTCATAATTTGTTCAAAGGTTGCATTGAAATCTCAATTCCAAGCTTTGTTTTTGACCAGGAGAGTATTCCTGTGAACAGTGATCGTGAAGGGGATGAAGATATTGATGCCTCTGACGCGTTGCTGTGTCTTCCAGAAAGTGTAGATGATGCTCTGTTCAGTGAATCTGAATGCGAGAGTGATTTAGGCGATGAATTACATGACGATAG